In the genome of Ignavibacteriales bacterium, one region contains:
- a CDS encoding MCE family protein yields MKDQRKTEIRVGITVIIGIIIFLWILGWAKNISIVSDHNLLTVKFPNVDGLEIGDDVTINGVRQGFVEDFTIESEAVLVNINLSKNITLKEDAKFSVAMLDLMGGKKIDIHPGLSSNELDYSKTHEGYFAADIPSVMYMLGKSQDNLTTILKELRISLTSMNEYLTDKELNADIKSSISGLNSSMVKLNQILDDNRQGIKELTANSVELTKEANEFIKTNKEAINISVENIKNLLVKADTLLTNLNSLSNELNSKENNLNKLLTDPKIYENLTASIAQLKELTAILVQQLKEDGIKVDAYIF; encoded by the coding sequence ATGAAAGATCAACGCAAAACTGAAATCAGAGTTGGAATTACAGTAATCATCGGGATAATAATTTTCCTGTGGATACTCGGGTGGGCAAAAAATATTTCAATTGTTTCCGATCATAATTTGCTCACCGTCAAATTCCCCAATGTTGATGGGCTCGAAATAGGTGATGATGTAACTATCAACGGTGTGCGGCAGGGGTTTGTTGAAGATTTCACGATCGAGTCGGAAGCTGTTCTAGTTAATATTAATCTGAGCAAAAATATTACGCTTAAAGAAGACGCGAAATTTTCTGTTGCTATGCTTGATTTGATGGGAGGGAAAAAAATTGATATTCATCCCGGTTTATCTTCAAATGAATTAGACTATTCGAAAACTCACGAGGGATACTTTGCTGCCGACATTCCTTCAGTAATGTATATGCTAGGAAAATCGCAGGATAATCTGACTACAATCTTAAAAGAATTAAGAATATCACTAACATCAATGAATGAATATCTGACTGACAAAGAACTTAATGCTGATATCAAATCTTCCATAAGCGGATTAAACAGTTCTATGGTAAAGCTGAACCAGATTCTTGATGATAACAGGCAGGGGATTAAGGAATTAACTGCCAACAGTGTTGAGTTAACCAAAGAAGCAAATGAATTTATAAAGACAAATAAAGAAGCAATAAATATTTCTGTTGAAAATATCAAAAACCTTCTTGTTAAGGCTGATACGCTTTTAACGAATTTAAATTCACTATCTAACGAACTAAACAGCAAAGAGAACAATCTTAACAAACTTCTAACCGATCCAAAGATTTATGAAAATCTTACCGCATCAATTGCACAATTAAAAGAACTTACTGCAATACTTGTTCAGCAACTGAAAGAAGACGGAATTAAAGTTGACGCATATATATTCTAA
- a CDS encoding HlyC/CorC family transporter yields MDVGWQVKLLILFVLFLFSAFFSGSEVALFSLDKNKLKLNLSGNPVLLRYFTNLLDYPRRLLVTILIGNTIVNVAASIIAVLITIEIAEMTNQSQDLLLSIQIILLTVLIILFGELIPKVLASRKPLAFSKTIIVPLYWISVVLFPIAETLTELIRLSVSKINFSTKKAAISAEEIPELVKLSHEKGTIEQDEKGLIHGIVSFRSVSVQEIMTPRVDMISVSIDTKFEELIDTITKSGHSRIPLYKDDLDQIMGILYAKDILPYVYNQNLRKELSFEKIARKVLFVPKTKMINTLMHEFQEKKMHIAIVVDEYGGTAGLITLEDIIEEIIGEIRDEYDKEESPVIKNENDSFLVLGKLSVDELNELLGTEIETDNEDFETLGGLVLNQAGTIPKEGYHFTMENHKFTVKEVFKKRINKVLIEKISSE; encoded by the coding sequence TTGGATGTTGGCTGGCAGGTAAAACTGCTGATTCTGTTTGTCCTGTTTTTATTTTCAGCTTTTTTTTCCGGCTCAGAGGTGGCTTTATTTTCACTTGATAAAAATAAACTAAAGCTTAACCTGAGCGGAAACCCCGTACTCTTACGTTATTTTACGAACCTGCTGGATTATCCGAGAAGACTTCTCGTAACTATTCTGATTGGTAATACGATTGTGAATGTTGCTGCTTCAATAATTGCAGTGCTCATCACAATAGAGATTGCTGAGATGACAAATCAGTCTCAGGATCTGCTTCTGAGTATTCAGATTATTTTACTCACCGTACTTATCATCCTGTTTGGCGAACTTATACCAAAAGTGCTTGCATCCCGAAAACCTTTAGCATTTTCCAAAACAATTATTGTCCCGCTATACTGGATAAGTGTCGTGCTGTTTCCCATAGCAGAAACACTCACTGAATTGATCAGGCTTTCCGTTTCAAAAATAAATTTCAGTACAAAAAAGGCTGCAATCTCCGCAGAAGAAATTCCTGAACTTGTCAAACTCAGTCATGAAAAGGGCACTATTGAGCAGGATGAAAAAGGATTGATTCATGGAATAGTAAGTTTCAGATCGGTAAGTGTACAGGAAATTATGACTCCACGTGTCGATATGATAAGTGTTTCCATCGATACAAAGTTTGAGGAACTGATTGACACAATAACAAAATCCGGGCACAGCCGTATACCTTTGTATAAAGATGATCTTGACCAGATCATGGGAATACTTTACGCCAAAGATATTCTGCCCTACGTTTACAATCAGAATCTGCGGAAGGAACTATCGTTTGAGAAAATCGCCAGAAAAGTTTTGTTTGTTCCAAAGACAAAAATGATAAACACTTTGATGCATGAGTTCCAGGAAAAGAAAATGCACATAGCTATTGTAGTGGATGAATACGGCGGAACAGCAGGATTGATAACTCTTGAGGATATCATCGAGGAAATAATCGGCGAAATAAGAGATGAATACGATAAGGAAGAAAGTCCTGTAATAAAAAATGAAAATGATTCTTTTCTTGTGCTTGGAAAACTTTCTGTTGATGAATTGAACGAACTGCTTGGAACAGAAATAGAAACTGATAATGAAGATTTCGAGACTCTTGGGGGACTTGTACTTAACCAGGCAGGTACGATACCAAAAGAAGGATACCATTTCACAATGGAAAATCATAAGTTTACTGTGAAGGAAGTTTTTAAAAAACGTATCAACAAAGTATTAATTGAAAAAATTTCTTCTGAGTAA
- the ssb gene encoding single-stranded DNA-binding protein, which translates to MAFSLNRIMLIGNLGRDAETRFTTTNVSVTSFSMATTHSFKNKEGNWQNETTWHNIVSFSLSDYFKENLKKGKKLYVEGRLSKRDYTDKENIKRFAVEVIAEKIILLDGGLSDSSGDQTDFAPADNVKDVQDNDDLPF; encoded by the coding sequence ATGGCTTTTTCATTGAACAGGATCATGCTTATCGGTAATCTCGGTCGTGATGCAGAAACCAGGTTCACAACCACAAATGTTTCGGTTACAAGTTTCTCAATGGCTACTACCCACAGTTTCAAAAACAAGGAAGGAAACTGGCAGAATGAAACAACCTGGCACAATATTGTTTCGTTCAGTTTGTCGGATTACTTTAAAGAGAATTTGAAGAAGGGGAAAAAGTTATATGTTGAAGGCAGGCTAAGTAAGCGTGATTACACGGACAAAGAAAATATCAAACGATTTGCTGTTGAAGTCATTGCCGAAAAAATAATTCTGCTTGATGGCGGACTTTCTGATTCATCCGGTGATCAGACTGATTTTGCACCGGCTGATAATGTAAAGGATGTTCAGGATAACGACGATCTTCCGTTCTGA
- a CDS encoding SPOR domain-containing protein, whose amino-acid sequence MLKKYIVGLIVVFIISGCSSSDQMTDDEETNNESNGEVYVFDEVPVDSTVEIKIPESPKPIVKKASHYLVQIGAFTTRQKAELFADKSKNIISDEILVTYRHEVNLFVVQLTEKFADKNEAVKKRNSIKIFDDFKDAWVVTVY is encoded by the coding sequence ATGCTAAAAAAATACATAGTTGGTCTTATAGTAGTATTTATCATTTCGGGGTGTTCTTCTTCCGATCAAATGACCGATGATGAAGAAACAAACAATGAAAGCAACGGTGAGGTTTACGTTTTCGATGAAGTCCCGGTTGATTCCACAGTTGAGATCAAAATACCGGAATCACCCAAGCCGATTGTCAAAAAGGCATCACATTATTTAGTTCAAATTGGCGCGTTTACGACAAGGCAGAAAGCAGAATTATTTGCCGATAAAAGTAAGAACATCATTTCAGATGAAATCCTTGTTACTTACAGACACGAAGTTAATCTGTTTGTCGTACAGCTTACGGAAAAATTCGCTGATAAAAATGAAGCAGTAAAAAAGAGAAACAGCATAAAGATCTTCGATGATTTTAAAGATGCCTGGGTTGTAACTGTCTACTAA